The proteins below are encoded in one region of Engraulis encrasicolus isolate BLACKSEA-1 chromosome 1, IST_EnEncr_1.0, whole genome shotgun sequence:
- the LOC134455284 gene encoding zinc finger protein OZF-like yields the protein MSVKDTKEEDTDILPMDSTAAEISVMLEEEEEEEEEEEEEEEEEEEEEEEEHVSTCTGDPQRKQFRTMCKTLEKRRGKPPYDYSECGETFTERQCIKVHQRADGPFSCTKCGMAFKHINNLRMHHKTHIVKKPFEPLTSGFTSYQCTTCGEVFSCRRNLKIHQRSQCTTCGESFSCRWKLKMHQRTDPGVKPYQCTTCGKGYTPKSHLDRHQRYHTGEKPYHCNVCGKGFAKKDHLNEHQRIHTGEKPYQCATCGKAFSARGKLTSHQRIHTGEKPYHCNVCGKAFLQSSGLHYHQRTHTGKKPYQCTICGKSFAQSGNLKVHQRTHTGKKPYQCTTCGKSFAHSGNLKVHQRTHTGERPYQCTICGMAFSKKDGLESHQRIHSKEKPKEKVHQRTHTGKKTYQCTTCGKSFAHSGNLKVHQRCHTGEKPYQCNTCGKAFVNKSGQIRHQRTHMREHPFQSKAFGDFKKLRFIREDMPGEIILVSIRTPIQGKSLTSVPHVERHLETSGI from the exons ATGTCTGTGAAGGACACCAAAGAAGAAGACACAGACATTCTCCCTATGGATTCTACAG CAGCAGAGATCTCTGTAatgttagaagaagaagaagaagaagaagaagaagaagaagaagaagaagaagaagaggaagaggaagaagaagaagaacatgtCTCTACTTGTACAG gGGATCCACAAAGGAAGCAATTTAGGACAATGTGCAAAACtttggagaaaagaagaggaaaaccGCCCTATGATTATTCTGAGTGTGGAGAGACCTTTACTGAGAGGCAATGTATCAAAGTACACCAGAGAGCTGACGGACCTTTTAGCTGTACAAAATGTGGGATGGCATTCAAACACATAAATAATTTAAGAATGCACCACAAAACTCACATTGTGAAGAAGCCTTTTGAGCCTCTGACAAGTGGTTTCACGTCAtatcagtgtactacatgtggagaGGTCTTTTCATGCAGACGGAATCTCAAAATACACCAGAGAagtcagtgtactacatgtggagaATCCTTTTCATGCCGCTGGAAACTCAAAATGCACCAGAGAACCGATCCAGGAGTTAAGCCTTACCAGtgcaccacatgtggaaaaggtTATACACCCAAAAGTCATCTAGACAGACATCAACGAtaccatacaggggaaaagccttaCCACTGTAACGTATGTGGTAAGGGCTTTGCAAAGAAAGATCACCTTAATGAACACCAGAGaattcatactggagaaaagccttaccagtgtgctacatgtgggaaGGCATTTTCAGCAAGAGGTAAACTTACAAGTCACCaaagaatccatactggagaaaagccttatcATTGTAATGTGTGCGGAAAGGCTTTTCTACAAAGCAGTGGTCTCCATTatcatcagagaacccatactggaaaaaagccttaccagtgtactatATGTGGAAAGAGCTTTGCACAGTCTGGAAACTTGAAGGTTCATCAGAGAACTCATACTGGGAAAAAACcataccagtgtactacatgtggaaagagCTTTGCACATTCAGGAAACTTGAAGGTTCATCAGAGAACTCATACCGGAGAAAGACCTTACCAGTGCACCATATGTGGGATGGCCTTTTCAAAGAAAGATGGTCTCGAAAGTCACCAGAGGATCCATTCTAAAGAAAAGCCTAAAGAAAAGGTTCATCAGAGAACTCatactggaaaaaaaacataccagtgtactacatgtggaaagagCTTTGCACATTCAGGAAACTTGAAGGTTCATCAGAGAtgccatactggagaaaagccttaccagtgtaaCACATGTGGAAAAGCCTTTGTAAACAAGTCTGGTCAAATCcgccatcagagaacccatatgAGAGAACATCCATTCCAGTCAAAGGCCTTTGGAGATTTTAAGAAGTTAAGATTCATCAGAGAAGACATGCCGGGGGAAATCATCTTAGTCTCCATCAGAACacccatacaggggaaaagccttaccagtgtaccacatgtggaaaggCATTTGGAGACAAGTGGCATTTAA
- the LOC134455347 gene encoding zinc finger protein 658B-like, translated as MPSNKTCNILQKRRGKLLYDYSEYGRTFIEMQPIKAHQRRVKPFKCMKCWTAFKYKCNLMAHQNTHIVKNPFDSMTSRKAIGAHGFKPCQCTTCRKSFACRWTLKIHQRIHAAEKPYLCSLCGKAFTVILGLQKHLRTHTGEKPYQCSICEMVFVDKSHLNRHQRTHTGERPYQCITCGKAFADRATLKIHQRIHTGEKPYQCSTCGKGFAKSSHLKDHQIIHTEAKPYPCSTCGKAFVHQTSLNRHLRTHTGEKPYQCTTCGKAFSNNSHLKSHQRSHTEEKPYQCRTCGNSFIHINHLERHQRTHTGEKPYQCSTCGKGFADRATLRIHQRTHTGEKPYQCTTCGNSFSQQTHLVRHQRTHTGEKPYQCSTCGKAFAERGKLTRHQRIHTGENT; from the coding sequence ATGCCATCAAACAAAACATGCAACATTTTgcagaaaagaagaggaaaactGTTGTATGATTATTCTGAATATGGAAGGACTTTTATTGAAATGCAGCCTATCAAAGCACATCAGAGAAGGGTCAAACCTTTCAAGTGCATGAAATGTTGGACAGCGTTTAAATATAAATGTAATTTAATGGCACACCAAAATACTCACATTGTTAAAAATCCCTTTGATTCTATGACAAGTAGAAAGGCCATTGGAGCACATGGTTTCAAGCCATGTCAGTGTACTACATGTAGAAAGTCATTTGCATGTAGATGGACCCTCAAAATTCACCAGAGAATTCATGCTGCAGAAAAGCCTTACCTGTGCAGCTTATGTGGAAAAGCCTTTACAGTTATACTTGGTCTCCAAAAGCATCTgcgaacccatactggagaaaagccttaccagtgtagCATATGTGAAATGGTCTTTGTAGACAAAAGTCATCTAAATcgccatcagagaacccatactggggaaAGACCTTATCAGTGTATcacatgtggaaaggcctttgcaGACAGAGCTACTCTCAAAATTCACCAGCgaatccatacaggggaaaagccttaccagtgcaGTACATGTGGAAAGGGCTTTGCAAAGTCAAGTCATCTCAAAGATCACCAAATAATCCACACTGAAGCAAAACCTTACCCCTGTAGTACATGTGGAAAGGCCTTCGTACACCAAACAAGTCTAAACCGCCATctgagaacccatactggagaaaagccttaccagtgcaccacatgtggaaaggccttttcAAACAATAGTCATCTCAAAAGTCACCAGAGATCCCACACTGaggaaaagccttaccagtgcaGAACATGTGGAAATTCCTTTATACACATAAATCATCTAGAAcgccatcagagaacccatacaggTGAAAAACCTTACCAGTGTAGCACATGTGGAAAGGGCTTTGCGGATAGAGCTACTCTCAGAATTCACCAGCGAACTCATACaggagaaaagccttaccaatGTACCACATGTGGAAATAGCTTTTCGCAACAAACCCATCTAGTTcgccatcagagaacccatactggggaaaagccttaccagtgtagcacatgtggaaaggcctttgcaGAGAGGGGTAAACTCACAAGGCACCAGAGAATACATACTGGAGAAAATACATAA